In the Sulfurovum sp. UBA12169 genome, TTTCATTGTAAATAGATTGGATACCATATTCAATCCATATCTCTTTAGTGCGACTTAAAAAAACAAGATAGTCAAGTACTTCGGGTGTCACACTGTCGCTTCTTGTTCCGATACTCAGTCCTATTACATCTTCATAAGTCAGTGCTTTATCATAAAGTGCCTTGAGAGTTTCAAAAGGAGCATACGTGTTGGTGAAGGCCTGAAAATAGACTAAAAATTTTTGCGTACCCCATTTTCTGCGCATCTTTTCTCTGGTATTTACTATCTGCTCGTCAAGTTCTTGAAGTTGTTTTTCTAAAACAGGGTTGTTTTTGCTTTGCAGATTGAGAAATATTTTTCCCGCATTTTGTGCAAGATTTGGGCTAAAAGAATCATTCAAACAGAAAGTACAGCCGCCTTTCGCTACCGTTCCGTCAATATTTGGGCAGGTAAATCCGCTCAGCCCAAGAGGAATTTTGCTTACCTTGGTTTTGAACTTTTTTTTAAGGTACCTTCCAAATGTATTGAGTTGTTTCAAACTTCACCTTTAAATATCACTGCAACCAGGGCTTTGTGCACTTCCGCCGGCAAAATATTTCCCATCAAAACTCACAAGCGAATAGGTTCTCTCAGTGCCCAGCGATCCCACCAAGCCATCAATAGAAAGAAAACCTAAGGTAGTTGCCCCGATTTTTTTTGCTATCTCTTCCACGCTATATCTTGAAGAGATAAGCTCTGCTTGTGTAGGTGTATCAATACCATAGCGGCATGGATATTTAATCTCAGGCGCTGCGATACGCATATGTATCTCTTTTGCGCCTGCTTCCAAAAGCATTTTAACAATCTGCTTTGATGTCGTTCCTCTAACAAGCGAATCGTCAATAATGGCTATCCGTTTACCCTCTATCAAATGCTTAATGGGGGAAAGCTTCAATTTTACTTTTAGATTTCGTATCTCTTGCGTGGGCTCAATAAATGTACGTCCCACATAGTGGTTGCGCACGATACCCATCTCAAAAGGAACACCCAACTCCTCTGCATATCCTTTTGCTGCTGCCACTCCGCTGTCAGGTACCGGCAAGACCAAATCTACATCTGCCGGTGCTTCTTTTGCCAACATCTTACCCATTGCTACCCTGGTTTTATATACATTTTTTCCATCAATAATTGAATCGGGTCTTGAAAAATAGATATACTCAAAAGCGCACGGATGATAATCAGGTTCAAAAATCTGTTCAGAGAATGGTTCTCTCTCTTCTTCAAACGTAAGCATCTCTCCGGGCCTGATATCTCGTATAAACTCCGCGCCCACCAAATCAAATGCACAAGTTTCGCTCGCAACGATCCAGCCCCCGTCTTTGAACTTTCCTAAACTTAAAGGACGAATACCAAAACGGTCGCGAATAACAAACATTTTTGAACGGCTCTGTATCACTAAACAGTATGCCCCTTCTATTTTCTCAAGCATATCTTTGATACGGTCCACCAGTGCATCTTTTTGGCTCTTGGCAATAAGATGCACAATGTTTTCTGTATCCATTCCTGTTTGAAAGATAGCACCATTATCTATCAAACGATTGCGCACCTCATATTTGTTCACAAGATTTCCATTGTGGGCAACAGAAATTTCTCCCAGCTTATATTTGGCAAATACCGGCTGAGCATCCAATACTGAATCGGCCCCTGCTGTAGAATAACGATTGTGTCCAATGGCACAATCCCCTTTTAGAAGCTCAAAAGATGACTCATCAAATACTTCAGTTACCAATCCCCTTTTTTTAATCAAATGAATTTTATCTCCATTTGCAGTAGAAATGCCCGAAGATTCTTGTCCGCGATGTTGCATCGCAAAAAGAGAATAATACGCTATTTTTGCCGCATTTCTTGTACCGTATACACCTACAATTGCACACATATTTATATTCCTAAACAGTCATTGATGGAGTAAAATCCACTCTCTTGGTTGACTAGCCATTTTGCAGCGCGTATCGCTCCTTTAGAAAATGTTTCTCGACTGGTTGCAGTATGATTAAGCTCTAGATACTCGCCGTCATTATAAAAACCTACCGTATGGCGTCCCACAACATCTCCTCCTCGCAAAGCCATTATGGCAATCTCATCTTTTGTTCTTGCGCCTATCTGTCCGTCTCTGCCGGAGATACGCACCTTCTCAAGATCAAGACCTCTTCCTTTGGCTGCAAACTCACCCAAAGTCAATGCCGTACCGCTTGGTGCATCCACTTTGTGCCTATGATGCTGTT is a window encoding:
- a CDS encoding TIGR01212 family radical SAM protein, which translates into the protein MKQLNTFGRYLKKKFKTKVSKIPLGLSGFTCPNIDGTVAKGGCTFCLNDSFSPNLAQNAGKIFLNLQSKNNPVLEKQLQELDEQIVNTREKMRRKWGTQKFLVYFQAFTNTYAPFETLKALYDKALTYEDVIGLSIGTRSDSVTPEVLDYLVFLSRTKEIWIEYGIQSIYNETLERINRGHDALNVEKAIKEAKQRGLNVCGHLIFGLPGENQEMMLNSAKAAYEWGIDSVKYHPLYVVKHTLLANEYLQGEFEPISKEEYIDTLVKAIRLKPEHISIQRISAGTDDESLLAPAWCGLSKNKMLIYIDRALRKEGLIY
- a CDS encoding amidophosphoribosyltransferase — translated: MCAIVGVYGTRNAAKIAYYSLFAMQHRGQESSGISTANGDKIHLIKKRGLVTEVFDESSFELLKGDCAIGHNRYSTAGADSVLDAQPVFAKYKLGEISVAHNGNLVNKYEVRNRLIDNGAIFQTGMDTENIVHLIAKSQKDALVDRIKDMLEKIEGAYCLVIQSRSKMFVIRDRFGIRPLSLGKFKDGGWIVASETCAFDLVGAEFIRDIRPGEMLTFEEEREPFSEQIFEPDYHPCAFEYIYFSRPDSIIDGKNVYKTRVAMGKMLAKEAPADVDLVLPVPDSGVAAAKGYAEELGVPFEMGIVRNHYVGRTFIEPTQEIRNLKVKLKLSPIKHLIEGKRIAIIDDSLVRGTTSKQIVKMLLEAGAKEIHMRIAAPEIKYPCRYGIDTPTQAELISSRYSVEEIAKKIGATTLGFLSIDGLVGSLGTERTYSLVSFDGKYFAGGSAQSPGCSDI